A segment of the Odontesthes bonariensis isolate fOdoBon6 chromosome 8, fOdoBon6.hap1, whole genome shotgun sequence genome:
GTTTTGTACACAAGCTAGCTAACTATAGCTAACCTTTTAGCTAGCAGGTGGGCTAATTAAACTTTGCGATAAAAATACTTGCTCTGCGTCAAGTACAGCTTCCTTGCAACATATTGTTATTTACAGTTAGATCTAATGCAATCAGTTAATATTCAATAGGGTGTAGCAAACTAATTTCTTGGCCTGTTTTTTACTCAGAATGTGTTGCTCTACTAACTTTTCCAGCCTGATCAGAACTTGAACCATGTTGACCCCACCTAAGGAGGGGACCCCCAGTATGATAGACAGGGCACTGAGGTtgaggagggaggagcaggCTCGACAAGTCGTCCTCGCCTGGGCTGTTCTCAACGTGTCCCTTGCTGGCATGATTTACACTGAAATGTAAGTAGTTGTCAGTGTGATTTTGCTAAATAAGGTGTCTCTTAACTTCTTGTATGTCATAATAATGTCTTTAACTTTTCTGTAAGGTCGGGAAAACTGCTGAGCCGGTACTACAACATCACCTACTGGCCTATTTGGTACATCGGTGAGGTCCCACTCTGAAGTTATTTACTATTCTGAGAATTGTCGCCTGTGTTTTAAAGTTGATTGATGCCTTTCGATGAAAAGTTGTAGCAGCATGTCAACATGTGGGTTGGGATTATATTCCTTTTGGTAATTCAAGAGAATATTCCTGCATATTCAGACTTGAATAATTttcaagtttttctttgttcaaattaaacaaatatgATATTTAACCTGGAACCAAGTCTTTATGGCTGTGTGTTAATTTTCTGTCCTCTTCAACAGAACTGGTACTAGCCTCTCTCTTCAGTCTAAATGCTCTTTTTGACTTCTGGAAGTATTTCAAATACACGATGGCTCCGTCCACCATTACTGTAACCCCCGAGCAGCATCGCCTTCTGGGTTTGAGAAACACGAGTaaggatttttttaaaactttttcacAATATTCAGAACACATTGTACCAAGTAAAATAGTTGAGTACAAATATAAATGTTGTTGACTTTCCCCTTGTAGGTATCCAGGCTTCTCCGCCACTAAAGCCAGAAAAGAAGGAAACGCCGGCTCCAGCCCAAGCATCTCCACTGCAGGGCCAGAGTGTGCTGAGTTTCAGCCCTTCTCGGCCAGCCTCAAGCAGTCCCAAGTTCTCCCCGAGTTGTGTAACAGGTTACAGTCCTTCTCTGAGTAACCCATCCACGCCGAGCAGTGCGGGAGGCCCCTTTTCCCCCTCAGTGGCCTTTGGGAAGGTACATATTTTTACAGTAGTGATTTGAGAGTGGTGAGAAAAAAGTAACAATCTGGACTCTGAATTGCGCCTATTCTTCTCCGTGTTTCAGGTGCTGAACTACAGTCCTTCCTCGGGCACTTCTCCCTACTCAAACAGCATTGGATCAGCAGAAGGTTCGAGCTTGAGGGCTCGATATCGCACATCCCCCTCTGTGTTTAACTCTCCGGGAAGCAAAGAGGACTACATGGAAGATCTGAAAAGTCTGGAGCGGTTCCTGCgcacagaggaggagaagagtCACCGCAGCCAGCTCGGTgggtatctgtaggatttcttCTTTTGCTTCTCCCCAAGTCACCGGTTCTTTGCTGAGTGAGAtgccttttttatgcttgaatggtTTAAAGGTTGGTGTCAAACAATCGCGTATAAAGACTgaactgaaaataaatggaaaagCTGCTACTATACAAAACAAAGCTTTCAAAGATCTTCAGAAAGCCCAGAGAACTATTattcaagaccactttaaaatatTATAGGAAAGTCTGGCAAGTTGCTGAAGACTTTACACTGGACTCTGGGCTTTTTTAAAAACCACTGATTATTAGCAGTTTGTTAATTATGTGATGAATATCTTCATCTGAGTAACTACCAAAtatcatatttttctgtttccaaAATGTTGGGACACTGCTCAAAATCAAAAACAGCTCCTGGAAATTCGGATTTTCAAATATTTAATGGCTAAAACAATGTCTTCATCCCGTCTGCAGGCAGTCCAGAGGCTGTGTGTCCGAGCCACAGTCCGACATTTTGGAACTACAACCGTTCAGTCGGAGACTACGCGCAGAGCTTGAGGAAATTCCTCTATCAGCCTGCATGCCGCTCCCAGGCGCCGTCTGCCCACAAGGATGAGACGGATCTGGGTTCCAAACAGGCTGCAGAGGAGGTTAGCATTGTTagcatttttctgtttgtgtacctTAATGAAAGCGAAGTGCACTGCAGGAAGcaacttttaaaaatgttctttgttccttttttctGATATGTAGGTGTGGGCCAGAATCACGACCAGCCGTGCAGTCGTGGAGCGGACCGATAGCTGGACAGCCAAGCTCCGAAATGTttgtagttgtttttgtttttttttatctaagcTGTACATGAAGTCTTTATAAATCAATCTGAGTAAGTAAATATTTGCGTTTGCAGTGGATCAGTGACACCATCTTGGTCACGTTGGTCAAAGAAATCGACTCTGTCAACAGCCAGCTGAGGAGGATGGGATGCCCAGAGCTCCAGATAGGAGGTAAACCTGCTGCAGGGAGGATTAATGTTCCGTCCCCTCAAACTGCTGCGGACCAAATGTAAAAGtctgaacttctcctttaagaaataTATTTAGCACCAGTCTTCCCTCTTTCCTCCACCAGAGGCCAGCATAAGCAGTCTGAAACAGGCGGCCGTGATGAAAGCCTCATTAATTCCCACCTTGAACTCGATTGTCCTGTACTTGGACATCACACCCAACCAGGAATATCTAGTTGACAGATTAAAGGGTGAGTTCAACAGTATGTTATCCTGAAAACTGTGCTTTTGATagagacagaaaacacaatTGCAAATAGATGAAAAGTAGttgttttgatatttttgtgGCTGTTTGGgctgatttgtttttattttttcctgtatgtgttgttgtttttgcctCAGAGCTGGCTCACAGCGGCTGTATGAGCTCCTTCCGCTGGAATGGTGGCGGTGATCTGAAGAACAGGAAGTGGGACACAGACATTCCCACTGACTGTGCTGTGAGTCTGAATCCTGAGCTTTTGTATGTTTTGTCACAGACGTATCTGTAATGCATAATAAGATTTTTAAacgttttctctctctgtgttctCCACTCAGATCCTCATGCACGTCTTCTGCACGTACTTGGACTCCAGGCTTCCTCCGCACCCAAAGTACCCAGACGGGAAGACTTTCACTTCTCAGCACTTCAGCCACACCCCAGACAAACCTGGTGCGCACAACCATAATAATAAAGGCTCATCAGAGGCTTCCTTCTCCTCTTTCAAGTGGTtttagtgtttgtttgtttctttttttgttatctCTTGTAGATATTACCAAGGAGAACCTCTTCTGCATCCACCAAAGCAGCACCACCCCTCCTCACTACCAGCTCGTATATCAGGGGCACATCTACAGTCTTCCTAAGGTGACCACAGACACCCCCATTGTTTATTCAAAGATCTTAGATCTCTTCTCTTATTTTGTGTCATATAAGTTATTTATATGCATTCTTTAAACactgtttacattttattttatgtgattgATTTGTACTTTAAAGTACGATGGATTTGTCACTCTGTGCATGACCCACAGTCCCCTCGTTTGATGTAGACGTTGGAGGAAAAAAATAGCATCAGAACAGGCGTCTGCTTTAATGACGATGCAGATTATGTTGCCTCGTGATAACACTTGAATTGCAGTGACACAAACCCGTCTCTATTTCCGTTCCAGGGCAGGAACAACCTGTTCCACACAATTCTCATGTTCCTCTATGTCATTAAGACCAAAGAGTCGGGGATGCTGGGGTGAGTTCTCCTTGTAAAATTCCATGAAAAATGACTGTTGGTGTATAACGAAATATGGATTGATGTTCTGCTAAAAGGTCACACACCAAAGAACTGATTGCATATTGATTTCAGAGTGATTAGTTTGACTTTGCTGaaaagttaaattgtttttcatgtttttctttcttcaggaGGGTGAATCTGGGACTCTCTGGCGTCAACATCCTGTGGATATTTGAGGACTGATGCGTCGTCTTTTAAAAGCAACAAACTGCTGCAAGTGCTTTTGCCCACCCCGACGTCGGTGTACGGCTCAGTTTCAGGGGCAAATAAAAAAGCGCTTCATTTTGAAACACAACCCACGTTCGCTTTGGGACGCTTCGGCTGTACGAACTGGCGGCAACGagttttattttctgacatttctgtTACACCACAGAGTCCTTATGATACAACTAAgagctgtgtttttttgtttagtttttgttttttttaaagctttttgctTCCTGACTTTTATATTTTGAGAATGTACCAGCATGGCAGCCTTGTAAATGATATACCTCACATTTTCCAGCTTGATAGCGAAGGTCTCAGACCCGTTAGCTTGAATGTAAATACGGTATGTGTGGACTCTGTATTTCTTTAGCATCAGCAAACTTTTAGCACCAGTTTGCAATTGTTTTGTTGAAAATAAATGTCTGCTCCTGGTATGTGCTTGAATAAAGGCTAAAAGGCTGCAGGTAATCATGAAACAGAGGTCTGGATATGTGATGTGATGATTTTTAGGAGCATTGATCTCTGGATTTATCCTGACTTTGTTGCCTTTGAGTTTTATTCAAATCCTACATGTTTGCAGCTGCTGTTTTAAACATGTCGCATAAGATGTGACaaattaaattgatattttaaaagaaaacacttgAGCTCGATCCTTTTTGCTTGGCATGTTGACTATAAAAAAACCTCCACTAGGTGGGAGTGTGGGTCTTATTTAGCCATTTGACCTTTGTTCTGTCTgtaccctttaaaaaaaatcacataaaCAGAGGTGTGATGCAGTGATTGACTTCAGGCTGCAGAATGAAGCTCACTTGCATTTTTAGGTTAAAATCTCTGTTTTGCCATATATTTTGAACAATTGAGCTTGTCCTTCATAATGTGTCATGTATCTAAATTAACAGCTATTTTAATGCAACTTGCACCTCTTTTTTTGTGAGAATGGACAAATTAAGACTATGCAGACACGTTTGCATTATCTGGTAAACTGCCGtttgttttgcatttatttGTTACATCGTTTTTTCCCGCAATGTATCCATCAGTGCGGCTTTCTCTTGTGGGAAATGTAGTCAGTGTTGCTACGGCTGTTTCTGTTCACCTAATTCCAATTTCCCTTTGCCACCTAataagtaggcaaagggcgccatggaggaaagaagagtcggtcagggcacaaaAAAGGGAGTGcaggagagccgaacggaaatggcgcaagtcaaagctccaggttcattatgagacttacaaagaaaagctatgtgtgttcaaccagactttgcgtagaacaagggagagttatttttctgaactCATCAAacactgcagtaacaactctcgtgtcctgtttgctacagtaaacagattaacaaaccctccagtttcactgcctttagaactcatttctacatccaagtgtaatgagtttgcaacattctttaatgacaaagttcaaggcattaaaaatgcaataatttccacaacacaaataactactctgcagccagctagacacctagagctgacacatttcacacctgttactgacaaaacagtcgaagagaccatctgcagtctgagttcatcaacgtgctgccttgatgagttgcccactagattcctaaagtctgtgctgagcagtttgttaccacaacttgctcatctagtcaacatctcactccagactggaacatttccaaaggccttaaaaaccgctgtcattaagcctcttctaaagaagagcaatcttgatgccacagtactgaacaactaccggcccatatcaaacctgccattcttaggcaaagttctagaaaaagttgtataccaacagcttagtgactttctcctgtctaacaatgcttttgatactttccaatcaggctttaggccccaccacagcactgagacagctctgatcaaggtgacaaatgacatccgcctgaacacagatgcaagtagagtcacagtcttagttctgctggacctgagtgctgcctttgacacagttgaccatgcgatcttattacagaggttagaagactgggtgggaatctctggtcgtgctttaaactggttcaagtcctatctggaggacaggaaatattttgttgaaattggtaactgtgtctcagaccaaatggctatgacctgtggggttccccaggggtcaatcctgggacccgtattgttcaatctgtacatgcttccactaggccagctaatacgcagctataatgtgtcctaccacaattatgcagatgacactcagatctacgtgtcactgacggcaggagaacacgggcctgtagatacactgtgtcgctgcatcgaacagatcagtgtgtggatgctaaacaatttcctccagcgaaactcagacaaaactgaaatcattgtctgtggcccacagaaacaaagagaaagtgttatcagtcaccttgagactctctctctaaaacctaactatcaagttagaaatctcggggtcatattggactcagacctgaactttaacagccacattaaatctgtaacatcagcagctttttaccatctaaacaacattgccagaatcaaaggaatagtgtctaaaccagacttagagagactgatccatgcgtttgtctccagcaggttagactgctgtaacggcctgctcactgggctctctaaacgggctgtaagacggctgcagtacatccagaacgctgctgctcgagtcctgactagaaccaggaaatacgaccacattagtccagtgctcaggtctctgcactggcttcctgtcgctcagagaatagactttaaaacagctctgctcgtgtacaagtctcttcacggtcaagcacCAAAgtcatctctgacatgttagagccatatgaaccaactcgggctctgagaacctcagggaggggtctcctgctggggcccagagtcaggactaaacaaggtgaggctgcgtttcagttttatgctcctaacatctggaacagtcttccagaagatgtgagacaggcctcaactctgacaatgtttaaatccaggctgaaaacagttctatttagctgtgcatatgacacctgaaagtattttatctgcactcttcactttttaattacttaatgattattttaatgggtttttaatttctttattttattttttatttctttttaatgattttattgccttcttgtgattttatgtagctgtgaagcactttgaattgccctgtgtatgaattgtgctctgtaaataaaattgccttgccttgccttgcctaattcAAGTAATTGAGTTaattgttttactgtttttttttgtttgttttttgttaagtaAGGGTTTGGATCAGGGGCGAGGCtcgggtatttttagtggtgccaagacaccaccgtgagatagctcggcaccccctggctcagcacatttttaaaatattatattatgcaaaaacacttctttttttttgctcaaggatgcattattttagtgaccattttatttattttctagcatttgtttttgttttaactctttactcccaaaataaatgttgagttatcttcaatatttgtctcaggctctctgttatccctgtcgagccacagtcttttgaaatgaagaagtCAAAATttaatgttgtaggggaaaacacaactcaaagcaaaactaatacggctccaaaatttagaAATGTACTAGTTCTCctcaataataatatattttatttataaagcactttacatcaatttaatgacctcagagtgctacattttaaaactagcgaaaacaaaaacagtaaaatTATATTAAGATAGGCTAATTCAGGCAAACTAAaggcttttctaaaaaaaaaaaaaatcaattagtgagaaataatgtgcctctgtgagcactgggggctgggcacccctaaagtccagagtccagactaaacatggagaagcagcatttagctgttatgctgcaaacaagtggaacaaactgccagtggagattaaactttcaccaaacggagacatttttaaatccaggttaaagacatttctgttctcatgtgtctatgcgtgaaatatctttgaacttatctagactgttgcttgtttttaaattcatttaaatgattttatttgtttctctttatattcttttatgtatttttaatgcttcttacactccctgctgcaatgcttttattttatgtgaagcactttgaattgtttgtacatgaaatgtgctatacaaataaatttgatttgatttaaagaccagatcctaaaatcgcccctgctgTTGACCTAATTAAAGTAATTGAGTTAAtcgttttatttgttttttgttaagtaAGGGTTTGGATGTCAGCGGTGACGGTTGAGAAGAGGAACGGGAGCAACGGTTTTTGAGcaagccttgaggaactccgtTAACCACAATGCACCGGGGCTCCGCCGCTTCCGTTCACATCCGCCTGACTCGCTATCTGTGCTGGAAAAAGGACTTAGAGAAACTGCATCGATGTCAGTCCAGGTTGTGGCAGCGAAAATGGCAGAGGTCGAACTCAAAGACGCCTCCGCCGGCAAAGGCTTGTCGGCTCAATCCCCGATGTCACCCACGTCGGAGGAGGACAAGACCCTCGGCAGAAAGGACCCGCACCAGGCCGGTTCCTCCGCCGCTACGTCTCCTTCGGCGGAGCCCTCCGCCAAAGCCGCAGAAGGCAGCCTGGGCTTGCTCACCCCGAACGCCGCTAAGCTTCCACAGGCGTCGGCTATGAAGCGGACGGACCCGCAGCAGAACGGCGGGGAGGCTTTTGTGAACCGTGACGGCACCGTGGCGGAGGCTCCGCGGATGAAAAAGGTGAGTGAGACCCCGTTTTACTCCGCGGGGGCTGCTGCTTTTGGACCACCACTCAGCACCTCGCCGCCGGGAAAAGCTGGCATTGTGTGGCGATGCTAACACAGCTAGCATGGTCCCTGAGCTGATTCAGCTGTGCCTTTTAAACGCTTTTAATTACGACTCTGTGTGCAAATAACACCGGCGAGCATTAAAAAAGGGCCAAACTCCTTTTTAAAACTAGGTTTATCCATTTATTTTAGGCTGACATTTTGCGGATATACTCAGGAAATAAACTAGAAGCTGGGTGGTGGTATTCAACTCCTCAAGTTTTTCTAAGATAGGGCATTtgtggaattaaaaaaaacaactcacttTACACTTAGCCTATTCTTGTTGGCAgaggcgattttaggatctggtctttaggggtgcccagcccccagtgctcacagaggcacattatttctcactaattgaggtgaactagtacatttatcaattttggagccgtattagttttgctttgagttgtgttttcccctacaacattcaattttgacctcttcatttcaaaagactgtggcttgacagggataacagagatcctgggacaaatattgaagagaactcaacatttattttgggagtcaagagttaaaacaaaaacaatcatttttattttcacgACTGACTTAATAGGACAACACGGGGTTCAGAGGTTAAATAGAAGTTTTAATCGGTtgtttttagctgtttttctCACAATAAAACCCGGGAAAGGAGCAGAGTGGGGTTTCTAACTCATAACAAAGGACACTCCCCTCGTGTAAGTTTCACTGGAGACTGCAGAGCACCTGGAACTGAAAGTGGACCAAAGTGAGTGCCTGGTTTTGTGTATTCAGAGGTCAGGCTGACTTAttcgcattaaaaaaaaactctcataATGTGCCTTATCTCTTTTTAGAGTCCCACAAGGGCTTGATTAGAACAGAAGTGGATATGAAGGGCAGCGTTTAAGGAATCTATTGAGGAACAGTTGTAATTAACATCTTGATTTTGTTGATATGACTTGTTAGTAATATCAGAAATGGTGGATATTAAGGTAATTTGGCTCCTAATGAATGGGTTTAGGTCTGTGTTTTTGGGTGGGTTtgagctccacctgtggctTTAATGCTGGAGAAATAGAAGTTTTCATTGTTTCATCCTGAAAGACGATCCTTAAAGGAGCTCTGCTTGAAGACTCGGTAGGCAGAAGCTGGATGAAATAATTGACAACGGTCCAGCAGCTGCACAGAGCAGATGGTTCCCGTGACTGTCAAAGCAAGCAGGCATAAGGAATTCATTCAGTCCTGGGTGCTCGGGTTGAACCACGCTCACCACCCTGAAGCCAGACAACATTTAGATATACAGGAGACCAGGTTTGCTTGCTGGATATCTACCTGCCCGTGTGCATTTATAGCGTGTTGCTGTTTTATAGATGCACACGACCACATCCTTGATGAACTGCTGAGTTCTGCGGGCTCGGTGCAGTTAAGGTTAAGTGCAGCAGAGGGGCTGATGATGCAAGCGTGCAGGCAGGCAACAGGGTTGGCCGGCCGAGTGAAAGGCTGGCTTTTAATCCTCGCCTTTATCATGTCACCACATGAGGGGATTAAAAGGCCATCTCCCTGTTGTAGGTGAGCCCAGATGTAAGCTTTTTTTTGAGTAGGTGATGAGTGCCGCTGTAACACTTCCAGCCTCTGGGAGGTCCGCGGTCATGAGTCCAGAAAGAGGCCTGCAGGAAGCATTTTCCTGGCTGCATAGCCACCGGGTCCACAGGGTCACCTGCCTGATTGCCCCTACCGATGGCTTATTTGAAGTAGATGATTGTGTACACTGTCCAAACATAAGCGCCTTACGGAAACGGAGCCTTTGCTTTTGGTAATGATTGAACAGGTTTTAGGCTCCACGGCGCTATGGTTTAGCATGCTCATCCCCCTTCTGAAGTAATGTTATGTCACCCACTAAGCTGCCGTTCCTGGTAGTGCTTACTGGTTAACAGGCTTACGGTGTGTCTGGCATACTTGGGAAGAAACCTGTGAGGAAAATGAGGTAATTTATTCAAAAAGGGGAGGCTgtacttttttccttttttctttttttttcgttttggTCTGTAAGTTTCCACTTTGGGTCAGTCTAAATGTAGGTCATTGATTGGCTGCTGCCATGGCACAGTGCCACACAGTCCCTGTAACAGTCATTAGCTCTCCGATGGCCCTCTTGACCTATTGAAATCCTTTATGCGGACTTTTTATGGCACGGTTGTAACGGAAAGATAAAGAACAATCGGCTGATATTTTTTGCAAACCTCAAAggataattgtttttttttattctcaatGGAGAACATGTTaaggcagagatactcattgcgcggctcctcaagctttaattggcggctcgtactcacatagtagcttataacaatatggtaacaatacattttttgtagcattaagtattttcattaagtattaattaaggcttaatggtgtttcctaaagggggaactgttaaacctggcaacgcagcccgcttaaaccaccgtcacacttgaccgcagagcacgctagctcctttagccagcgcgagatgcaggcacaatggattggtttttaattaaagggcaaaaaccagcacaaaaaccatgctcatgctgaatgtctcactacggttacaactacaaatacaacatgaagaaagtcaaggacatgcacgccagcttctgctcatcccagtattaaggtaaatgtagTCTTAATTgaaattatttctttttttgtgggatgttttatatgtagaaatgcatatttgcaaaaggggactttagtatgttgtggtaaaagtggctcttgtgaataaaatagtgagtatctctgGGTTAAGACAAAGTGAGGCATCTGGGAACTGAGACAAAATGCTCAGTGACTAATCAGAACTCTGCTCTGATTTGTAATTGAGTGTCTTCATGTCTCATGACTGTTTGCGGTCACAAAGgagagtgtgtgtttctgccccccccccacgcTCTGTCGTACGTGAGTCAGCTCGGTGATTGAGCTGATCTGCACGCGTTGTGGCAAGCGCATACGAAGCTGTTGGGGTTTTCATTAAAGTCAACACGTGGCCACATCCTGGCCCTACTTTCTGAGTCGACAC
Coding sequences within it:
- the tmem209 gene encoding transmembrane protein 209 — protein: MLTPPKEGTPSMIDRALRLRREEQARQVVLAWAVLNVSLAGMIYTEMSGKLLSRYYNITYWPIWYIELVLASLFSLNALFDFWKYFKYTMAPSTITVTPEQHRLLGLRNTSIQASPPLKPEKKETPAPAQASPLQGQSVLSFSPSRPASSSPKFSPSCVTGYSPSLSNPSTPSSAGGPFSPSVAFGKVLNYSPSSGTSPYSNSIGSAEGSSLRARYRTSPSVFNSPGSKEDYMEDLKSLERFLRTEEEKSHRSQLGSPEAVCPSHSPTFWNYNRSVGDYAQSLRKFLYQPACRSQAPSAHKDETDLGSKQAAEEVWARITTSRAVVERTDSWTAKLRNWISDTILVTLVKEIDSVNSQLRRMGCPELQIGEASISSLKQAAVMKASLIPTLNSIVLYLDITPNQEYLVDRLKELAHSGCMSSFRWNGGGDLKNRKWDTDIPTDCAILMHVFCTYLDSRLPPHPKYPDGKTFTSQHFSHTPDKPDITKENLFCIHQSSTTPPHYQLVYQGHIYSLPKGRNNLFHTILMFLYVIKTKESGMLGRVNLGLSGVNILWIFED